Proteins encoded by one window of Gammaproteobacteria bacterium:
- the arfB gene encoding aminoacyl-tRNA hydrolase: MLIISNTVTIPLHEIEWSAIRAQGSGGQNVNKVSTAIHLRFDIRASSLPEHYKQRLLALADQRISKEGVVVIKAQSSRSQEKNREEALQRLAELIKSITTVKKPRRVTKPSKNSQRKRMDRKTRHGKQKALRRKVLD; encoded by the coding sequence ATGTTAATTATCTCCAACACGGTTACTATTCCACTTCATGAAATTGAGTGGAGCGCCATTCGCGCTCAGGGCAGTGGTGGGCAAAATGTAAACAAGGTCTCTACGGCGATTCATCTGCGCTTCGATATTCGCGCCTCCTCCCTGCCAGAACACTATAAACAACGCCTACTGGCACTCGCCGACCAGCGCATCAGTAAAGAGGGTGTGGTGGTTATCAAGGCACAGAGCAGTCGTAGTCAGGAGAAAAACCGGGAAGAGGCATTGCAACGCCTAGCAGAGCTGATAAAAAGCATCACTACTGTCAAAAAACCCCGCCGTGTCACCAAGCCCAGCAAAAACTCACAACGCAAACGTATGGACCGCAAAACCCGGCATGGAAAACAGAAAGCCTTGCGTCGCAAGGTATTAGATTAA